The Leptidea sinapis chromosome 15, ilLepSina1.1, whole genome shotgun sequence genome window below encodes:
- the LOC126968243 gene encoding cuticle protein 7-like: MFSKIFALSALVAAANAGLLPVHHASAVSSQSIVRHDSPAHYASPYYAHAAPVYHAAPVVHAAPVYHSAPVVHAAPVVHAAPIHAEYSHPKYDYSYSVADPHTGDHKSQHESRDGGAVHGSYSLVEPDGSVRKVDYTADDHHGFNAVVHKTAGHHPAPVVHAAPVVHAAPIAHVSYAPLAHGHHGYY, translated from the exons atgttttccAAA ATCTTCGCCCTCAGCGCTCTTGTGGCTGCCGCAAACGCAGGTTTGCTGCCAGTTCACCATGCATCAGCTGTTTCATCCCAAAGCATAGTCCGCCATGACTCGCCCGCTCACTACGCCTCTCCTTACTACGCTCACGCTGCTCCCGTTTACCACGCTGCCCCAGTTGTCCACGCTGCTCCCGTTTACCACTCTGCCCCAGTTGTCCACGCCGCCCCAGTAGTCCACGCTGCCCCAATTCACGCTGAATAC TCTCACCCTAAATACGACTACTCTTACTCCGTGGCTGACCCCCACACCGGTGACCACAAGTCCCAGCACGAGAGCCGCGACGGTGGTGCCGTACATGGAAGCTACTCCCTGGTTGAGCCTGATGGTTCAGTCCGTAAAGTAGACTACACCGCTGATGACCACCATGG TTTCAACGCTGTTGTCCACAAAACCGCCGGCCACCACCCAGCCCCAGTTGTCCACGCCGCCCCAGTTGTCCACGCTGCCCCAATCGCGCATGTTTCATACGCTCCTCTTGCCCATGGACATCATGGTTACTACTAA